The Streptomyces sp. V4I8 genome includes the window GAGCTCATCGTCGTCGTCGGCCTGGATCTCGACGATGTCGTCGGCGGCGAGGCCGCGGAAGGCGACGTCGAGCTCCTTGTCGCGCAGCGCGGCGACCATGGTGGGCGAGTCCTGGAAGTAGCGGATGGTCACCGCGTCGTTCTTGCGCTCCGCGTACCCGTCGTAGCTGTCGTTCCTGACGAGCTCGGCCTTGTTGCCCTCGTCGTACGACTCCAGGGTGTACGGCCCGGATCCGACGACCGAGCCGTCCTCGCGGAGCTTGTCCGCCGGGTAGTCCTCGGGGTCGACGATCGACATCGCGGGCGTGGCGAGCACGAACGGGAAGGTGGCGTCGGCCTTGTTGAGGTGGAAGACGATCTCGCGGTCGTTCAGCACCTGGACGCGTTCGAGGCTGCCGAGCAGGCCGGCGGGTCCGCCGTTGACGTTGATCTCCCGGATCCGGTCGATCGAGTACTTGACGGCCTTCGCGTCGAGGGTGTGCCCGTCGGAGAACTCCAGGCCCTCGCGCAGCTCGCAGTGGTACTTCATGTTCGTGTTGTCGCTGAACTGGCAGCTCTCCGCCGCGTCGGGCTCGGGGGTGGTCGAGCCCGAGGGATAGCTGAGCAGCGTCTGGTAGATGTTCCGGAACAGTTCCCAGGAGCTGTCCCAGGACGCGGCGGGATCAAGGGTGCTGGGGGCGGCCGTCGTCCCCACGACGATCGGCCCCTCCTCCTCCGAGGAATCGGACGAGAGGACACCGCACCCTGCCACCAGTGACGATATGGACGCGATGGCCGCCACCTGCCGCAGGCGTCGGATCCGGTTGAACACGCGCACGCTCCTCGATCTGCCATGCCAAGGGTCGGCAAAACATACCGCAGTGTTCCGGCCAGTGGACCTCCAGTCTCAGGAGCACTTGTTCACCTCTGCGGTGACTACGTTGTCAATGGTTGTTGATCTCCCGAAACGTCGACAGGGGCGCCGCTGGTGTCCAGCGGCGCCCCTGTCGTGGTCCCGTGCGTCAGCCGACGCCGGCGTTGAGGAAGATGCCGCCGTCGATGACCAGGGTCTGGCCGGTGATCCAGTCCGACTGTCCCGAGGTGAGGAACGCGGCCGCGCCGCCGATGTCGGAGGGCACTCCGAGCCGGGCCAGCGGGTAGGCCGCTGCGGCCTCGGCTTCCCGGCCCTCGTACAGGGCCTGGGCGAACTTGGTCTTCACCACGGCCGGGGCGATCGCGTTGACCCGCACCTTGGGCGCGAACTCGTGCGCCATCTGCTGGGTGAGGTTGATCATCGCGGCCTTGCTGACGCCGTAGGCGGCGATGAAGGGCGAGGGCGCGATGCCCGCGACGGAGGCGATGTTGACGATCGCGCCGCCGTTGTCCTTCTGCCAGGCGTGCCAGGTCTTCTGCGCGAAGCCGAGCGCCGAGATCACGTTGGTCTCGAAGACCTTGCGCGCGATGCCGAGGTCGAGGTCGGCGAGCGGTCCGAACACCGGGTTCGTGCCGGCGTTGTTGATCAGGTGGTCGACGCGGCCGAAGGCCTCCATGGTGCGCTCGACGGCGACGGCCTGGTGGGCCTCGTCGTGCGCCTTGCCGGCCACGTAGATCGCGCGCTCGGTGCCGAGCTGTTCGACGGCCTCCTTGAGGGCGTCCTCGTTGCGGCCGGTGATGCACACACGGTCGCCGCGGGCGACGAGCGCCTCGGCGACGCCGTAGCCGATGCCGCGGCTGGCGCCCGTGACGAGGGCGACCTTGCCGGAGAGTTCAGGCAGTTCGGTCATGGTCGTCTCTCCCCGGCCCTAGTCGAGCGGTCCGCCGGCGACGTACAGCACCTGGCCGGAGACGAAGCCGGCCGCCTCGCCCGTGAAGAAGGCGATCGCGTTGGCGATGTCGTCCGGCTCACCGACGCGGGCCACCGGGATCTGGGTGGCGGCGGCGGCCTTGAAGTCCTCGAAGCCCATGCCGACGCGGTCGGCGGTGGCCTTGGTCATCTCGGTGGCGATGAAGCCGGGGGCGACCGAGTTGGCGGTGACGCCGAACTTGCCGAGCTCCTTGGCGAGGGTCTTGGTGAAGCCCTGGAGACCTGCCTTGGCTGCGGAGTAGTTGACCTGGCCGCGGTTGCCGAGCGCGGAGGACGAGGAGAGGTTGACGATCCGGCCGAAGCCCGCGTCCACCATGTGCTTCTGACATGCCTTGGACATCAGGAAGGCGCCGCGCAGGTGCACGTTCATGACGGTGTCCCAGTCGGCGACGCTCATCTTGAAGAGCAGGTTGTCGCGGAGCACACCCGCGTTGTTGACCAGGATCACCGGAGCGCCGAGCTCCTCGGCGATCCGCGCAACAGCCGCCTCGACCTGCGCCTCGTCGGAGACGTCGCAGCCGACCGCGAGGGCCTTGCCGCCGGCCGCGGTGATCTTCTCCACGGTGTCCTTGCAGGCGGCCTCGTCGAGGTCGATCACGGCGACCGCGCGGCCCTCGGCGGCCAGTCGTACGGCGGTGGCGGCGCCGATGCCGCGGGCACCGCCGGTGACCACGGCGATCCGCTGCTCAGTGGTGGACATGGATGACTCTCCTCGGGTGAGCGACCGCTTAGTACCTTCGATGGACGTGACGCTAGAAGCCCTGGCACGCGGTGTCAACGGCCACCGCGCTCATGTGATCCATTACCTGATCCATAACCCGATCCCTCCCCCGATCCGTCATTTCACCAACAGATCGAGCAGCCGCTCCGCCTCGGCCGCCGGATCGGACGTGAGCCCGGTGTGCACCGGCCCCGGCTGGACGACGGTCGAGCGGGGCGCGATCAGCCAGCGGAAGCGTCGCCCGGCGTCGTCGCCACCGGCCTGTCCGGCCGCCTCGCCGCCCGCGCAGACGCCCTCGACGGCACGGAGTGCGGCCCGCACCCCGGCGACGTCCGCATCGGCGTCCAGCGCCCGCAGCCTGGCCTCGTCCAGGTGGGTCCGGGCGGTGACGAAGGACTTGGCGCGGCAGTACACGAGCACGCCCGCGTTGAGGCACTCCCCGCGCTCGATGCGCGGGACGACCCGCAGCAGCGCGTACTCGAAGACGTCCTGTGCACGGGAACGGGTCCCCAGGGTGCGCTCGCTCACTTGATCCCCTCGATGCGTTCGTGGATGACGGCGGCCCGTGCGACCAGGGGCTTCGCGTACGCCCGCCGCAGTGCGTCCGCCGACGCGAACCCCGGTTCGTCCGCCAGCCACGCCTCGGGGATCTCGGCGGTCACCTCGGCGAGGGACTCCTCGGTGACGAGCGGCGCCAACTCGGCCGCGGCCGCCCGCACATCCGGCGCGAAGGAGGCGAGGGCGTGGTCGGAGGCGTCGTACGGGCGCGCGGCCGACTTCTGCGCGCCGGGCCAGTTGTGCTGCCAGATCATCGTCGCGCCGTGGTCGATGAGCCACGGTTCGCCCCGCCACATCAGCAGGTTGGGGTTGCGCCAGGACCGGTCGACGTTGTTGACCAGGGCGTCGAACCAGACGATCCGGCCGGCGTCCTCGGGGCTCACCCCGAACGCGAGGGGATCGAAGCCGAGCGCGCCGGAGAGGAAGTCCATGCCGAGGTTGGTGCCCCCGCTGGACTTGAGCAGCTCCTGCACCTCCTGGTCGGGCTCGCCGAGCCCCAGCACCGGGTCGAGCTCCACCGTCACCAGCCGGGGCACCCGGAAGCCCAGCCTGCGGGCGAGTTCACCGCAGACGACCTCGGCGACCAGCGTCTTGCGGCCCTGTCCGGCGCCGCTGAACTTCATGACGTACGTCCCGAAGTCGTCGGCCTCGACGAGCCCCGGCAGCGAGCCGCCCTCACGCAGGGGCGTGATGAAGCGGGTCGCGATGACTTCCTTGAGCATCGCCCCAGGTTACTGGCGCGAGGGCGGGGCACGGGACGGCCCGGGCGGGCGGCGACGCGTTTGCGCCGACAGTGAATCGACAGCCGCGGACAGGGAACCGACAGCTCCGCTTTACCCACCTCTTCACCGGACCAGGTCAGGATTTCGACTGAGTCTGAACAGCCGGCCCCCAGGGGCCGTACCTCTCGCCAGATCAGGAATCCGCGGAAGGAACGTCAGCATGACCAGCGAATCAGTTCAGCCGGTGTCGAGTCCGAGTCGCCGTACCGTCGTGGCGGCGGTCGGCGCGGCAGGGCTCGCCGTGGCGCTGACCGCGTGCGGGTCGGACGACGACGCGTCCGGCTCGTCCACCGAACAGGGTGCCGCCGGCGGCGGCGCGAGCACCGAAGCGAGCAGCGGCTCGACCGCCGGTGCCGGCGGCGCGGCGCTCGCGAAGACCGCCGACATCCCGGAGGGCGGCGGCAAGGTCTTCAGCGACGAGAAGGTGGTGGTCTCGCAGCCGACGGCGGGCGACTACAAGGCCTTCTCGACGATCTGCACCCATCAGCAGTGTCCGATGACGGACCTGCAGGGGGACACACTCACCTGCGCCTGTCACAAGAGCCAGTTCTCCGTCCTCGACGGCAGCGTGAAGAAGGGGCCGGCGACCCAGCCGCTGCCCGCCAAGGAGATCAGCGTGGCAGGCGACTCGATCACGCTCGCCTGATCCGGCGGCATGGGACAGGGCTCAGGCCCGACCCGTACCGCGTGGACGCCTGAAGCCGTCCAGCACCTCGTCCGTGGTCGCGACCGTGGCGACCAATGCGAGGGTGTGGCGGATCATCGCCGGGGTGTAGTCAGAGGGCACCCCGGCGACGGCGTCCCGGGGCACGACCACGACATAACCCCGGTTCACGGCGTCGAAGACCGTGTTGGGGATCGCCACGTTGGCCGAGACACCGGTGACGATCACCGTGCGGCAGCCGACGTTGCGCAGCAGGGCATCGACGTCGGTGCCCTGGATCGGGGACAGGCCGTGCAGACGGCGTACGACGAAGTCCTCCTCGGCGACCTCGATCGGCGCCGCCACGCGGACCGCCTCGGTACCGGACAGCTGCTGGACGGGGAGCCGTTCGGCGGCGCGAAAGAGGCGGGCGTTGTGGTTGGCCCCGCGGCCGTCGGGGCGGCGTTCGGCGATGGCGTGGATTACCTGGACGCCGCTCTCGTGGGCGGCCGCGACCAGCCGGGCGATGTTGGCGAGGGCGCCCGAGGAGCGCGCCTGCGCGGCGAGTTCGGGCAGCGCGCCGGCCGGGCCGACGACGCCCTGCTGGCACTCGACGGTGAGCAGGACGGTGGTCGCGGGGTCGAGGAGTTCGCTGAGTCCGGCGTACGACGGCATGGTTCCCCCTGTGACCGACGGCGGCGTGGGCCGGCGAGCGTAGCCATCTTCGGGTGAGGACGGAACCACCATTGCGTGTGGACGGAAGACGACTCATCCTTTTCTGACGTGATGTCAGAGGATCTCTCCTCTGGCACGACGTGAGAGAAGAGGGGGCCGCATGACCGTCACTCAGCGCCGGGGCCGGAAGATCATGATGACGCCCGGTGAGCTGGACGAGTTCCTCACCACTCAGCGCACCTGCCGGGTCGCCACGGTGTCCGCCGACGGCTTCCCGCATGTCAGCGCCCTGTGGTTCGCCTGGGACGGGAACTCGCTGTGGCTGTACTCGGTGGTCCGCAGCAAGCGGTGGGCCGATCTGCGCCGCGATCCGCGGGTCGCGATCGTGATCGACACGGGCGAGGACTACGAGCAGCTGCGCGGCGTCGAGCTGTCCGGCACCGTCGAGTTCGTGGGCGAGAGCCCTCGCGTCGGCGAGCTGCGCGCCGAACTCGACGTCCCCGAGACGCTGTTCGCGCGCAAGAACTTCGGCCTCGACGAGATGCCGCACGACGGCCGGCACGCGTGGGTGCGGCTGACGCCGGAGAAGATCGTGTCCTGGGACTTCCGGAAGCTGGGGGCGCTCTAGGAGGCGGGCGGCTGGCAGCAGGCAGCGTCAGGAGACGTTCTCCCCCGCCTCCCGCAGCGCCCGCACCGCCGCCCGGATCGACGGGCGGCGATCGGCGTCCGCTCGCCAGACGACGTACACATGGCGCCGTACCCGCTGCTTCAACGGCACGGTCACCACGGCTTCGGGCATCGGATGACGCCCCAGCAGGGGCGCGATGCACACGCCGAGTCCGGCCGCGACCAGCGCGAGCTGGGTGTGGGTCTCGGGGGCGCGGTGGCCGACGAGGGGCTCGATGCCCTTGGAGCGCAGGGTGAACATCAGCCACTCGTGGCAGAACTCGCCCTCGCCCCAGGTGATCCACTCGTCCTCGGCGAACTCGGCGAGGTCCACCTCGTCCCGCCCGGCGAGCCGGTGCCCGGCGGGCATCGCCACGTCGGCCGGGTCGTCCAGGATGTGCGCCTTGACCAGGCCTTCGGGCAGTGCCATCGGCTTGTTGTACCAGTCGAGCACGACGGCCAGGTCGAGGTCACCGCTGATCACTCCGGCGATGCCCTTCTCCGGCTCCAGCTCGCAGGAACGCACACGCAGCGCGGGGTGCTCCGCGCGCAGGGCGGAGAGCGCGGGCGGGAACAGCCCTCGCGCCCCGGTCGGGAACGCCGCCAGTCTCAGCTCGCCGACGACCTTTCCGCGCTGCGCCTCCAGATCGGACTGGGCCAGCTCGACCTGCGACAGGATGCGCGCCGCGTGCTCGGCGAGCAGCCGCCCCGCGTCCGTGAGCCGTACGCCCCGCCCGTTCTTGGCCAGGAGCTGCTGGCCGACCTCCCGCTCCAGCTTGGACATCTGCTGCGAGACGGCGGACGTCGTGATGTGCAGGCCCTCCGCCGCGCCGCTCACCGAGCCGTGCCGGGAGAGGGCGTCGAGGGTGCGCAGGCGCTCCAGATTCAACATGTAAGCAATACTACGAGATACCGGGCGCGAAATCTCGATTGTGCTACGAAGTCGTGTGCTGCATCGTTGCTGCCATGACCACCGCCACCGGCTCTCGCGTCCCGGCCGAAGCCACTCCCCGCCCTGACTCCCGCCCTCGCCCCCGCCCCCGCCTGGACTGGCGTCTGCGTTTCGCCGCGCTCTCGCTGATCTGGGGCTTCAGCTTCCTGCTCATCAAGGTGGGCACCCATGGTTACGCCCCCTTCCAAGTCACGCTCGGGCGGCTGGTGTTCGGTACGGCGGTACTGGCGGCCGCGATGGCGGTGAAGCGGGAGCGGCTGCCGCGCGGGGCGCGCACGTGGGGACATCTGACGGTCGCCGCGTTCCTGCTCAACGCGCTGCCCTTCTCGCTGTTCGCGTACTCCGAGCTGACGATCCCGTCCACGCTCGCGGGCATCTGCAACGCGACCTCGCCCCTGTGGGGCATGGCCCTGTCCCTGGTCGCGCTCTCGGAGGACCGGCCGACGCGGGTCAGGGTCGCCGGGCTCGGGCTCGGCTTCCTCGGGGTGCTGACGGTGCTCGGGGCGTGGCAGGGCTTTCACGGGCTCGATGCCACGGGGACGGCGATGGCACTGCTGGCGTCGTTGAGCTACCCGGTCGGCTGGATATACGTCCGCCGTACGCTGGCCGGCTCCAGCGAGTCGCATCTGTCGCTGACCGGGGCGCAGTTGTCGTTGGCCACGGGGCAACTGGCCGTTGTGACACCGGTGTTCACGTCGGTGCCCAGCAGCTTCCCGGTGGTACCGCTGCTCGCGATCGTGGCGTTGGGGGCGCTCGGGACGGGGCTCGCGGTGCTGCTTCAGTACGGGTTGGTCGCCGAGGTGGGACCCACGACGGCTCAGATGGTCACGTACTTCATTCCGGTCATTGCCACGGCTGCGGGGGTTGTGGTGCTCGGGGAGTCGCTGAGCTGGTCGACGCCGGTGGGTGCGGTGGTCGTTCTAGTGGGGGCGGCGCTTACTCAGGTCAAGCGGGGCGCCTAGGGCGTGTTGGCGGCTGCGGTTGAGAGTGGCTGGTCGCGCCCGCGCGGCGGAGCCGCATATCGATACAGCCCCGCGCCCCTGAAGCGGTTGACTCTCCCGAACCCTGTCTAGACGTAGCCCCTTGTTGGTGCCGGGGCCACCGCCCTCGCCACCGCGTCCGCCAGGGGGGCGATCTCGTCCGTCGCGAGGGTCGCCACGGTGATCCTGATCCCGGGTGGCGCGCTCATGCGGAAGCGGGCGCCCGGGGCCACGGCCCAGCCGGCGTGCAGGAGGCGGGACACGGCGCCCGTCTCGTCGGGGACCGGGACCCAGACGTTCAGGCCGCTGCGGCCGTGGGCCGTGATGCCCCGCTCCGCCAGTGCGGCGATCAGGGCGTCCCGGCGGGTGGCGTACGCCGCTGACACCGCCTTCGGGTCTACGGCGCCCTCGGCCCAGAGCCGCATCAGGGCCCGCTGGCCGATGCGGCTGACCCAGCCGGGGCCGAGGCGCTGGCGGCCGCGTACCCGGTCGACGGTGACGGGGTCGCCGGTGAAGACGGCGAGCCGCAGGTCGGGGCCGTAGGCCTTGGCGGCGGAGCGGACGAACGCCCAGCTGCGGGTGGTGCCCGCCAGGGTGTGCAGGGGCAGGTCTACGATGCCGTGGCCGTGGTCGTCCTCGATGAGCAGGACGTCCGGGTGGTCCTTCAGTACGGACCGCAGGGCACGCGCGCGGGCGGCGCTCACGACCGCGCCCGTCGGGTTCTGCGCCCGGTCGGTGACGATCAGGGCGCGCGCCCCCGCTTCCAGGGTCCTGCGCACGTCGTCCGGGAGCGGGCCCTCGTCGTCCAAGCCGACCGGGGCCGTCCGCAGGCCGACGGCGGGGACGAGGTCGAGCAGGCTGCCCCAGCCCGGGTCCTCCACGGCGACGGTGTCGCCGGGCTTGAGGTGGGCCGCGAGGACGCGCTCGATCATGTCCAGCGAGCCGGAGGTGACGGCGATCGGGCCGTCCGGGACGCCGTCGGCGTCGAACGCGGCCCGCGCGCTGCGCGCCAACTCCGGTTCCACGGCCGCGTCCCCGTACATGACCGGCTCCCGGTCGTTCTGCTCGGCGGCCGCCGCGAACGCCCTGGCCAGGGACGGCAGCAGCGCGGGGTTCGGGTTGCCGGTCGCCACGTCCCGTACGCCCTCCGGTACGTCCACCCGGATGGACTCGCGCGCGGTCGTGGCCGGCTTGGGCCGTACCCGGCTGCCCCGCCGCCCGGCCGTCTCGATGACCCCGCGCTCCCGCAGGATCCGGTAGGCGGCCGCGACGGTATTGGGATTCACGCCCAGTTCGACCCCCAACTCCCGCATGGGTGGGAGCAGTTCGCCCGGCTCCAGCTCACCGGCACCCACCGCGCGCTCGACGCTCGCCGCAATCTCTGCTGCGCGCCGACCTTCGATCCGATATCCTCCTAGCACAAAGAACATTATGCACTAGTGCAATCAAGTCCGCAAAAGCGCAACAGAACGCAAGGGAGACCGTCATGCAGGGGACCGAGACGTCGACGTCGCCGACCTCCGTCTACACGCCGACCGACCGCACCGTCCCCACCCGCTCCGCGAACCGGGCGTCGTACGACAAGGAACTGGTGCACGCGATACTCGACGAGGCCTACGTCTGCCACCTCGGCTTCGTCCGCGACGGGGCGCCGGTCGTGCTGCCCACGCTGTACGGCCGGGTCGGCGAGACGCTCTACGTCCACGGCTCGACCGGCTCGCGCCCGCTGCGGATGACCGGCCAGGCCGACCCTGGGCTGCCGGTGTGTCTGACGGTCACCCATGTCGACGCGCTGATCCTGGCCCGCTCGGCCTTCCACCACTCGATCAACTACCGGTCCGTGGTGGTGCACGGCACCGCGTACGACGTGACGGACCCGGAGGAGAAGCGGGTGGCCCTGGACGCGCTGGTCGATCACGTCGTGGCGGGCCGGTCCCGTGACTCGCGGCCCGCCAACAACAAGGAGCTGGCCGCCACCGCCGTGATCCGCCTCGACCTGAACGAGGTCTCCGCCAAGCTCCGCACCGGCGGTGTCAACGACGAGCCCGAGGACCTCGCCCTCCCCCACTGGGCCGGCGTCGTTCCGCTGCGCAAGGGTTACGACGCGCCGGTCGGGGACCCCGGCCTGGCCCCCGGCACCGAACTCCCCGACTACCTCGGGGCCCTGTGATGCTGATCCACCCCTGGGACGCGCCCCGCGACGACACCGAGTGGCAGCGGTGGCTGGCCGTCCACGACTTCGGGCAGCTCGTCGTCAACGGCCTGGACGGCGAGCCACCGCACGTCCAGCCGCTGCACTTCGCGTACGACGGCGAGCGCGGCGAGGCCGTCACGCACCTGGCCAGGCCCAACCCGATGTGGCCCGCGCTGCTGGCCCACCCCGACGTGGTGCTGAGCGTGGTCGACGACTACGTCTACGTTCCCGGCCCCTGGCAGGCGGCCCCGGACACCCCGTCCGAGCACGGCGTACCGACCAGCTTCTACGCGGCCGTCCAACTCCGCTGCCGGGCCCACGTCGTGGACGACCCGGCCGAGAAGGCCGAGCTGCTCAACCGTCAGGTGGGGCACTTCCAGCCGGAGGGCGGCTCGGCGGAAGTAGCGGTCGGAGAGGCACCGTTCGGCAGGCTGCTGTCCGGCATTCGGGGGCTGCGCCTCGAAGTCACCGGCGTCCGCGCGAAGTTCAAGTACGCGGGCAAGCGGACAGAGGAGGTCCAGGACCGGATCGCGGTACGGCTGACGCGGCGGGCGGGGCCGGGGGACACCGCGGCGCGCGAGCACATGCTGCGCCGCCGCCCGGCCTGAGCGAGGGGCCCTCCACCCGTGCGGTGTGGGGCCCCTCGCCGTCACGCCGCCAGTCGTTGCGCGCCGCGTGCCTCCGCCACCGCGAGCCCCATGACGGACCCGAGCATCAGCAGGGTGCCGGCGAGTGTCGGCGCCGTCAGGTGTTCGCCGAGCAGGACGACGGCGAGCACCGCCGCGCTGACCGGCTCCAGCAGCATGATCACGGAGACCGTGGCCGACCGTACGGCGGCCGCGCCCGCGAAGTAGAGGGCGTACGCGAGGGCGGTGGGGACGGCCGCGATGTACACCAGCAGCCAGCCGAGCCGTACGGGGTCGGCGGTGTGCGGCACGAGTCCCTCGGCGAGGGCGAAGGGCAGCAGGCACAGGCTGGTGACCGCGAAGGCCCAGAGGGACGTACTGGCGGCGTCGGCCCCGCCGTCACGCCCCCACTTGCGCGTCAGCAGGGTCATCACGGAGTACGCCGCCGCGGACACCAGCGCCAGCACCACGCCCCACGGCCGTACGGTCGCGCCCTCGCCGCCCAGCGCCAGCACCGCGAGCCCGGTGAGCGCACCGGCCACGGCCGCGACGCCGCCACGGCCGAGCCGCTCCCCCAGCGTCAGCCGGGCGCCGAGCGCAATGAACACGGGGCCGGCGCCGAGGGTGACGACGGTGCCCACGGCGAGTCCGGTGACGTCGACGGCCGCGAAGTAGGCCGTCTGGAACACGGCGAGCCCGACGCCGTTGGCCCCGGCCCGCAGCGCCTTGCGGCCGAGGAGCTCGGACACCACGGTCCCGGCGGCCACGGTGGTCCTGTCGGTCCCGGCGGTCTCCGCTCGCGGACGGGGACGCGGACGCAGGAGGCGGACGGCCAGCAGCAGCACGAAGCCGACCGCGCAGCGCCAGAAGGAGAGGGTGACCGGCCCCATGTCACTGGTCCGGTAGACCAGGGAGCCGGCGGCACCCGCGGTGCCCCAGGCGGCACCGGCGACGATCAGGTAGAGGAGGCCTCGCCCGATGGGCAGGCCGGAAACAGCAGCGTTCGACACGAGTTTTTCTCCGCAGACATGCAGAAGTTCTGGAAGGACCGCGGCTCAGCGGGGTCCGTGGACTTCGTCTGCGGGCAGCACCGTTCCGCCCGGCGTGACGCCGGGCAGGCGTTCCGGAGGGCCCGCCTCAGGCGGCCGGAGGCGGAAGAACGAGCGTCGAAGGCATGATCGAACCTTAGGCGAGGGTCGAACGGGTGGACAAATCCCTTTCCGGTCCGCCGCCCGCCACCGGTTCCGGAGAACCCTTCGCCGGTGCCGACGACTGCGCGATGAAGGCGCCGACCAGGACGATCACACCGCCGATGATCTGCGGCGCGGACAGGTGCTCGCCGAGCAGGACCCAGGCCAGGACGGTCGCGATGACCGCTTCGAGGCAGGCAACCACGCCGGCGACCTGCGGTGAGAGCCGGCGGACGGAGACCACTCCGGTGACGTACGCGATCACGGTCGCGACGAGGACGATCCAGGACAGCAGCAGGGGGGCCGCGACCGGGGTGCCGTTCATGTGTGCGGTGCTGCCCAGCACGGACCAGTCCATCGTCCAGGGGCGGGCCACGACGGTGAGGACACCGGCTCCGACGAGGAGGCCGTACGCGATGACGCCCAGCGGATCGGGGGCCTCGGCGCCGGAGTCGCTGCCCTGGTCGGACAGCACGAAGTAGCCGACCTGGCAGCAGGCGGCGCCGAGCGCGAGGAGCAGGCCGAGCGCGTCGAAGCTCACACCCGACCAGACCTCGACGACGCAGGCGAGTCCGCCGACCGCGAGGACGACGCCGAGGGCGGCGGCGGGCGTGACGGGCCGTCGCTGTACGAACCGCACCCAGCCGAGGACGAGCGCGGGGGCGAGGTACTCGACGAGCAGCGCGACCCCGACCGGGATGCGGGATATCGAAGCGAAGTAGAAGGCCTGCACGCCGGCCACACCGAGCAGTCCGAACCCCGCGAGCAGGGCGGGGCGGCGGCGCAGCAGCGCCCGGTGGCGCACGGCGAGCGGCAGCATCACGAGGGC containing:
- a CDS encoding pyridoxamine 5'-phosphate oxidase family protein; protein product: MQGTETSTSPTSVYTPTDRTVPTRSANRASYDKELVHAILDEAYVCHLGFVRDGAPVVLPTLYGRVGETLYVHGSTGSRPLRMTGQADPGLPVCLTVTHVDALILARSAFHHSINYRSVVVHGTAYDVTDPEEKRVALDALVDHVVAGRSRDSRPANNKELAATAVIRLDLNEVSAKLRTGGVNDEPEDLALPHWAGVVPLRKGYDAPVGDPGLAPGTELPDYLGAL
- a CDS encoding DMT family transporter, which gives rise to MSNAAVSGLPIGRGLLYLIVAGAAWGTAGAAGSLVYRTSDMGPVTLSFWRCAVGFVLLLAVRLLRPRPRPRAETAGTDRTTVAAGTVVSELLGRKALRAGANGVGLAVFQTAYFAAVDVTGLAVGTVVTLGAGPVFIALGARLTLGERLGRGGVAAVAGALTGLAVLALGGEGATVRPWGVVLALVSAAAYSVMTLLTRKWGRDGGADAASTSLWAFAVTSLCLLPFALAEGLVPHTADPVRLGWLLVYIAAVPTALAYALYFAGAAAVRSATVSVIMLLEPVSAAVLAVVLLGEHLTAPTLAGTLLMLGSVMGLAVAEARGAQRLAA
- a CDS encoding DMT family transporter; this encodes MSESSGVGRGKGVGLGLAIGSAIAFGGSGVAAKPLIEAGLDPLHVVWLRVAGAALVMLPLAVRHRALLRRRPALLAGFGLLGVAGVQAFYFASISRIPVGVALLVEYLAPALVLGWVRFVQRRPVTPAAALGVVLAVGGLACVVEVWSGVSFDALGLLLALGAACCQVGYFVLSDQGSDSGAEAPDPLGVIAYGLLVGAGVLTVVARPWTMDWSVLGSTAHMNGTPVAAPLLLSWIVLVATVIAYVTGVVSVRRLSPQVAGVVACLEAVIATVLAWVLLGEHLSAPQIIGGVIVLVGAFIAQSSAPAKGSPEPVAGGGPERDLSTRSTLA
- a CDS encoding aminotransferase class I/II-fold pyridoxal phosphate-dependent enzyme — encoded protein: MLGGYRIEGRRAAEIAASVERAVGAGELEPGELLPPMRELGVELGVNPNTVAAAYRILRERGVIETAGRRGSRVRPKPATTARESIRVDVPEGVRDVATGNPNPALLPSLARAFAAAAEQNDREPVMYGDAAVEPELARSARAAFDADGVPDGPIAVTSGSLDMIERVLAAHLKPGDTVAVEDPGWGSLLDLVPAVGLRTAPVGLDDEGPLPDDVRRTLEAGARALIVTDRAQNPTGAVVSAARARALRSVLKDHPDVLLIEDDHGHGIVDLPLHTLAGTTRSWAFVRSAAKAYGPDLRLAVFTGDPVTVDRVRGRQRLGPGWVSRIGQRALMRLWAEGAVDPKAVSAAYATRRDALIAALAERGITAHGRSGLNVWVPVPDETGAVSRLLHAGWAVAPGARFRMSAPPGIRITVATLATDEIAPLADAVARAVAPAPTRGYV
- a CDS encoding FMN-binding negative transcriptional regulator, producing the protein MLIHPWDAPRDDTEWQRWLAVHDFGQLVVNGLDGEPPHVQPLHFAYDGERGEAVTHLARPNPMWPALLAHPDVVLSVVDDYVYVPGPWQAAPDTPSEHGVPTSFYAAVQLRCRAHVVDDPAEKAELLNRQVGHFQPEGGSAEVAVGEAPFGRLLSGIRGLRLEVTGVRAKFKYAGKRTEEVQDRIAVRLTRRAGPGDTAAREHMLRRRPA